The Carcharodon carcharias isolate sCarCar2 chromosome 34, sCarCar2.pri, whole genome shotgun sequence genome includes the window ggatgatgcttgactgtcagccaaacagccttttctcccccccattttcaatatttcatATCCAGTAAAGTGAAATGTTCAATAAAATTTTTTAACACCCCGAGGaatttttttccagcattgtacacagcagtgtcctggacattgatcttcaatccctggagactccatgccaatcctggagggtttcCAACCCAATGCAGGCCCAAGATTGAGTGCGGCCTACCCTCCCTGGGCCCTGTGCCATGCCTCTGGCCGTATGATCTAGACTACCCTAAACTCTGAGCTCACCTTGATGATGAGAGACGGTTGGGAACGAATGCAAGGGAGGGTTTTAGAAGAAGTGAATTGTAACCGATGGATTGCTTAAGTGATGGGTAGGCCTTGATTAAGATACTAAGGCTGTGCATgcacccttcccccaacccccaccccttgtACAAGTGCCCCTTGCTCAGCTTGATAGCCGCAGCTCAGTGGGTAGCCTCTCaatcagatggttgtgggttcaagtcccacttcggAGACTTGAGCACCATAAGGCTGataccccagtgcagtactgaagcagtgctgcaACCGGAGGTGCTGTCTTGCAGATGAGATGTCTGCCatctcaggtagacataaaagatcccccaTTTTGTAGAAGATCAGCTAGAGGACTTATTGTGATGTCCTGGCCaaaacttatccctcaatcaacatcacaaaaaaacagattatccagtcattgtgacattattgtttgtgggagcttgctgtgcacatttttttttttaattttcgttcatgggatgtgggcgtcactggctgggccagtatttattgcccatccctaattgccttggttcagagggaatttaagagtcaaccacattgctgtgggtctggagtcacatgtaggccagaccaggtaaggatggcagatttccttccctaaagagacatcagtgaaccagatgggtttttacaacaattggcaatggatTCATGgacaccatcagacttttaattccagattattattggattcaaatttcaccatctactgtggtgggattcgaacccaggtccccagaaaactaccatgggtctctggaacaccagcccagtgataataccattTATTGCAatgtttcctacaatacaacactttaaaagtacctcattggctgtgaagtggtTTGGGGCATCCAGTGgctatgaaaggcgctatataaatgcaagtctttctctagATGAAAGGGTTGCTGTCATGGGGGCAGTTGTGGTCAAGCTTGTTCCCTTCTATCGCGTGCTAACCCAACCGTTGACTCTTGCCTCCCAGCTCCACCATGCTCCCTGCTAGTTTTCTACAGATGGTCGTGCTGTGTGCTCGGGTCCTGCTGGCTGGTGAAGCCAGCTTGTACTCTGAAGGAGGGAGGAGAGCGTCACCGAGTGCAAGTCGGAAGGAAGGTGCCTCCCGCTCGTCACCTGATCCGGAGCTGGTCCACACCCTCCGCCGGACTCTGCTGAGCAGGTTCGGCCTGAGCCGTCTCCCCAAGCCCAGCTCTGCCGCTATCATCCCTCAGTACATGCGTGACCTGTACCACTTTCACACCGGCGCTTACGATAACATCCAGGattccagcttcaccttctcggAGAGACACACGCGGGACGCCAACACGGTCCGCAGCTTCCATCACCTGGGTGAGTGTGGCTCCTGGAGCTGGAGGTGAGAGGTACTGAAGAGTCCTAACTCTCAGCCAGCTTTTCCCTTTCGGAGGCTGGTGAACTGGTTTTTTTGGAGGGTCAGCCCATTGCTTGAGGgaagccattttttttttaatccccccaatatttttccccttctctcctgcTCGCCCAGACTCCATAACCTGCAAACTCTACCACCCACAAGAGCAGCAAGCGAACGAGAACACCGTCACCCATAAACTCCCTTTCGAGTCGCATGCCATTCCCCTTTACTCTTTTgctggatgtgggcgtcgctggcaagcccagcatttgttgcccatccctaattgccctcgaactgagtggcttgttaggtcatttcagagggcagttaagagtcaaagcggtggtgaaaggtgctatagaaatgcacgtCTCATAGGTTTGATCGATGCAGATCTGGCATAGTGTAGAGGAGGCTtcattctgtatctaacctttgCCGCACAGGACTTGGTCAATGGCAAATTTCAAGACTGCgattgagagatttttgttaggtTAAAGGTTATGGAACCAAGGACAGTAGGAAgagctaattgaatggcagaacagggtcaaggggctgaatggcctcctcctattcctatgttcctaaatccTACAACCTTCCAAAATGTCTCAGCTTCCTTAATTCTGCCTCTTGCACATCCAATCTCCCCACTGTTGGTTGCTGTGCCTTTAGCTGtcagggccctaagctctggaattccctccctaaacctctccaatgctcctttgacagcaccttccaaaaccaaaacctctaccgcctaggaggacaaggacagcagacacatgggaacaccaccacctccaatttcccctccaagacactcaccaccctgacttggaaacatatcggccgttccttcactgtcgctgggtcaaaatcctggaactccctccctaacagcactgtgggtgtacctacaccacagggactgcagcggctcaagaaggcggctcaccaccaccttctcaaggggcaactagggatgggtaataaatgctggcccagccagcgacacccatgaaagaattttttaaatgaTGGAACTTAGGTTTTTGTTGCTCTGGATGTCTTATTGTTAACCCCTATCGGAATttcttttttttgtgtgtgttttgacAGAATACTTCCAGGAGGTCCCCCATTCCAAGGGAGGAAATTTCCACCAGATTGTCTTCAACCTGACCAACATTCCAGACCACGAGCAAGTCACTTCGGCCGAGCTGCGTTTATTCAGGGAAGCCAACGGTGGAGCACGTGCTGGGCTGGAAGCGGTGGCCGTGTATGAGCTCTTGGGGCCCCTGGGCAGCAGGATGGGGCGGCGGCTGCTGGGGAGGCGGCTTTTGCCCACCAACCAGACCCAGTGGGAGAGCTTCGACGTGGGATCGGCTGTGGAAAACTCCAGGAGGGGGCGCGTGGGCCTGGTCGCGTTCCTGATCGAGCTGTGCCGAGGCGAGCCGCCGCCCGGTCAGCTGAGGGTCAGCAGGTCGCTGCCGGGGGAGGCGGGCGGCTGGCCGCGCCAGAGGCCGCTTCTGGTCACCTACGGCCGGGACGGCAGCGGGAGGGCCCTGGGCTCCAGGGGCAAGCGGCACGGCGGGAGGCAGAGGGCGCGGCAGAGGAGCCGGGGGCGAAACCGCTGCCGGAGGCGGCCGCTCTACGTGGACTTCGAGAGGGtgggctggacagagtggatcATTGCTCCCCGCGGCTACAATGCCTTCTACTGCCAGGGGGAGTGCCGCTTCCCCTTGGCAGACCACATGAACTCCTCCAGCCATGCCATCGTGCAGACACTGGTGAACTCCGTCAACGTGAACATTCCCAAGGCTtgctgtgtgcccaccgagctGAGCCCTGTCGCCATGCTCTACTTGGACGACAACGAGAGGGTGGTCCTTAAGAATTACCAGGAGATGGCTGTCGAAGGCTGTGGGTGCCGCTGAGAATCCCACCTCGAGGACAGGGGTCTTCATCTTTCTTTTTTAATTCCCTCGAGTAAAACGAGATGAACTCTGCCACCAGAACGCTGAGACTTTTGTGGCCTTCGGAGAGGTTTACGTAGGAGGACGTTCATCCAGAGCACTCCCTCTCAGTAACACCTCGCCTCACAGGAGTCTCCATGTTCTTGCCAGAATGGGGAATCACTCCTTGCCTCCAAGATGAGTCCGCAGCTTGGCTGCATCTTTCCCCATTGCAGGacggacttgcatttatatagcgcctctcATGACCTCGGGACATCCCGAAGCACTtttcagccaattaagtatttttcaaAAGTGCAATCACGGGTGCGATCACGACAGCCAAAAAAATGTGcacggcaagatcccacaaacgccAGTGCGATTTTTGGCCAAGATAATCTTTCTttgtcgattgagggataaatgttggcccagaacACCGGGAtgaacaccaccccacccccccaccacccctcaaccAACCCCCAATCCAAGATCTTTTTTGGAATAGTGGCTATGGGGTctttttacgtccacctgagagggcagacagggcctcggctTAACGTTTCATCCGAAAGatgacacctccgacagtgctgcaatccctcagtactgcactgaaagtgtcagcctgaattttgtgctcaagtcaatGGACTAGGTGAATGCCAGAAATTAAAAATGCTTGTGttgcttttaaaataaataaggaaTTGACTGCACATTCAGACATTGTGAAAGGTGATTTGAATTTTGCTGTGGTCTTTATTCAGTGCATGTTTACAGGTGCTGTCTGCCCTGGAAGCATTGGCTAATAGCCCATCCTTAGTTTGAGCAGTGCATGCAAGCCAAGATGGGGAATGACAGCAAACTATTTGACTGTAGGAGCATCACATCCAAGACTGATCTTGTCCTGGTGAAGCCCTTCAAACTTTCCTGTAGGGGTGGTCACTGGGTTGGGCGGGGCGAACCAGGCAAATttcaacccccccaacccacactccGCTTCCTTGCCATAGGGATTCAGAATCCAATTATAGCAAACCACCACTCCGCCCCCCACCCTCACTGCTGTCCAGTCTGTAGATAACTGATTAGGTAGTCTTGGAACTGAACCAGTGGCCTTCTTGTATGCTAACAGACAGAGCTAATGCTTCCATTTTTGTCGATTTTATCTTTCATACTTGAGCTGCTTTTTACTCTTCaaagggatgtgagtgttgctggctaggccagcatttgttgcccatccctaaaaaccctggagaaggtggtggtgaaccgctgccttgaaccactgcagtccacatggtgtaggtacacccatagtgctgttagggagggggttccaggattttgacccagcgatagtgaaggaacggccgaaatatttccaagtcaggatggtgagtggctcggaggggaacttgtaggtggtggtgttcccatgtgtctgctgcccttgtccttctaggtgttggaggttgcaagtttggaaggtgctgtcgaaggagccttggcgagctgctgcagtgcatcttgtagatgatacacacactgctaatgcgctggtggtggagggagtgaactggAGCTAATGAATGGGATGCTGATGATTTTATTGATTTTTCCAGGATGTCTGATGATGCACTCTGCTCACTTTAAATAGAAGTAAATCTGTGTACAAAATAGATTTTTCACATTGCGCCTTGAACCTGTGACTCAGTTTCTATTTTTGACAGCTTACTGACATGTGGCCGCTTTGTCAAAGGTGCGGATTCTAGGCATTGCCCATGGGTTTTCCCCAACTTGGTTAGCGCCTTTGGGCACGAGCCTCACCATGCAAACAGGCAGACAC containing:
- the LOC121272540 gene encoding bone morphogenetic protein 4-like, whose amino-acid sequence is MLPASFLQMVVLCARVLLAGEASLYSEGGRRASPSASRKEGASRSSPDPELVHTLRRTLLSRFGLSRLPKPSSAAIIPQYMRDLYHFHTGAYDNIQDSSFTFSERHTRDANTVRSFHHLEYFQEVPHSKGGNFHQIVFNLTNIPDHEQVTSAELRLFREANGGARAGLEAVAVYELLGPLGSRMGRRLLGRRLLPTNQTQWESFDVGSAVENSRRGRVGLVAFLIELCRGEPPPGQLRVSRSLPGEAGGWPRQRPLLVTYGRDGSGRALGSRGKRHGGRQRARQRSRGRNRCRRRPLYVDFERVGWTEWIIAPRGYNAFYCQGECRFPLADHMNSSSHAIVQTLVNSVNVNIPKACCVPTELSPVAMLYLDDNERVVLKNYQEMAVEGCGCR